A single Mustela lutreola isolate mMusLut2 chromosome X, mMusLut2.pri, whole genome shotgun sequence DNA region contains:
- the ZNF157 gene encoding zinc finger protein 157 isoform X2, with the protein MSCWRTTATWHLWLTKMHLPPPSEALSSDNWAHVLCHFPLTGLCVAKPEMIFKLERGEELWILEEESPGPGYPGSLSLLCDNSSVGGNALGHDNDLRHQKIQTLDQAVEYNGYGKIFYKKTGFVGPKKAHTGVKNFGCHECGKAYCRKSNLIEHLRIHTGERPYECADCAKTFSARSYLIAHQKTHTGEKPFECNECRKSFGRKSQLLLHQRTHTGERPYECPECGKTFSEKATLMIHQRTHTGEKPYGCSECGKTFRVKISLTQHQRTHTGEKPYECGDCGKNFRAKKSLNQHQRIHTGEKPYKCGECGKFFRMKMTLNNHQRTHTGEKPYQCNDCGKSFRVHSSLGIHQRIHTGEKPYECKKCGNAFYVKARLIEHQRMHSGEKPYECSECGKIFSMKKSLCQHQRTHTGEKPYECSECGNAFYVKVRLIEHQRIHTGERPFECRECGKAFCRKAHLTEHQRTHVGRPLPCTMEKASL; encoded by the exons ATTTCCCATTAACAGGCCTCTGCGTGGCCAAACCAGAGATGATCTTCAAATTGGAGCGAGGGGAAGAGCTGTGGATATTAGAGGAGGAATCGCCAGGCCCTGGTTACCCAG gatcTCTCTCACTGCTGTGTGACAACAGTTCTGTTGGGGGTAATGCCCTCGGGCATGATAATGACCTCCGGCATCAGAAGATTCAAACTTTGGACCAAGCTGTTGAATATAATGGTTACGGGAAAATCTTCTACAAGAAAACAGGCTTTGTTGGTCCTAAAAAGGCACACACAGGGGTAAAAAACTTTGGATGTCACGAATGTGGGAAAGCTTACTGCCGGAAATCAAACCTTATTGAACATCTGAGAATACACACCGGGGAGAGACCTTATGAATGCGCAGATTGTGCAAAGACCTTCAGTGCAAGGTCATACCTCATCGCTCATCAGAAAACTCACACAGGGGAGAAGCCCTTTGAGTGTAACGAATGTAGGAAATCTTTCGGCAGGAAGTCACAACTCCTTCTCCATCAGAGAACGCACACAGGAGAGAGACCTTATGAATGTCCCGAATGTGGGAAAACCTTTTCTGAGAAGGCAACCCTCATGATTCAccagagaactcacacaggagagaagcccTACGGGTGTAGTGAATGTGGAAAGACATTTCGAGTTAAGATATCCCTTACCCAGCACCAGAGAACTCACACAGGGGAGAAACCATACGAATGTGGGGACTGTGGGAAGAACTTCCGTGCAAAGAAATCCCTAAACCAACATCAAAGAATTCACACAGGTGAGAAACCCTATAAATGTGGTGAATGCGGGAAATTCTTCAGAATGAAAATGACTCTCAATAATCATCAGAGGACTCACACAGGTGAAAAACCCTATCAGTGCAATGACTGTGGGAAATCTTTCAGGGTACACTCATCTCTTGGGATACATCAGCGaattcacacaggagagaaaccttatgaGTGTAAGAAATGTGGTAACGCCTTCTACGTAAAAGCACGCCTCATTGAACACCAGAGGATGCATTCAGGAGAGAAGCCCTATGAATGTAGCGAATGCGGAAAAATCTTCAGTATGAAGAAATCCCTTTGTCAACACCAGAGAACTCACACCGGAGAGAAACCCTACGAATGTAGCGAATGCGGAAATGCCTTCTACGTGAAAGTGCGCCTCATCGAACATCAGCgaattcacacaggagagagaCCCTTTGAGTGTcgggaatgtgggaaagccttttgCCGGAAAGCACACCTCACAGAACATCAGAGAACCCACGTAGGCCGGCCCTTGCCTTGTACAATGGAGAAAGCTTCTTTGTGA